The Desulfatibacillum aliphaticivorans DSM 15576 sequence TGAACGTGGGCGGCGGCGCTCCGGCTGTTCCCCAGCCGAGCCTGGACACCCCGGCCATCAAGAGCATGGGAAATCCCGTGTGCGTGCGTGAAAACATGCAATCGAATCATATGCAGGTGCTGGACCTGTGGCGCGACTCCGTCGTGAGGGACTCCAACCACACGGCCCCCGGCATCGACGGCCAGCTCTACGAAATGAGCCTGTCCAACACGTGCATGGAATGCCATTCTAACAAGGCAGAGTTCTGCGACAGGTGTCATACCTACGCCGCAGTCGACCCCTTCTGCTGGGACTGCCATATCGAACCGCCGAAGGAGGGATAAGAGTCATGAAAAGCGATAGAAGACACTTCCTGAAGGCTGCAGGCGTCGCTACCATAGGCGTGGCGGCCGGGGCCACGGCGGCGGAGGCGAACTTGCTGGATTCCGCCAAGGAGCTGTTGCTCGGCCCCAAGGGAGCGGCCCCTTATCCGGAAGCCAAAAAGAACGCCAGATGGGCAATGGTCGTGGACACCCGCAAGCTGACCGCGGAATCCATGGAAAAAATGATCCATGCCTGCAACCACGCTCATAACATCCCCCTGCATCCTTTGAGGAAAAAAGGGGACAAATAC is a genomic window containing:
- the dsrJ gene encoding sulfate reduction electron transfer complex DsrMKJOP subunit DsrJ, which encodes MYDSGKIITGLVIFVALFASPFILNVGGGAPAVPQPSLDTPAIKSMGNPVCVRENMQSNHMQVLDLWRDSVVRDSNHTAPGIDGQLYEMSLSNTCMECHSNKAEFCDRCHTYAAVDPFCWDCHIEPPKEG